From the genome of Geminocystis herdmanii PCC 6308, one region includes:
- a CDS encoding Gfo/Idh/MocA family protein, with amino-acid sequence MTKENSIKVAIAGTGFGKQIHLPAFQIHPRTEVTAIYHRDLNKARSIAQEYNIPYAMDNFDDICSSPNVDVVSISTPPFLHYNMGKTALENNKHILLEKPLNLNSNETKKLWQLAQEKKRIAVADFEFRFIPAWQLLKEYLEQDFVGKTRLIKIDWLVTSRANPQRPWNWYSVKEKGGGALGAIGSHVFDYINWLFGEVATIRAHLSCSIEERPDPLSNNALKPVTADDTCLITLELKNGTPVQINLSSVTYQGRGHWLEIYGEKGTLVLGSSNLKDYVHGFKLFASNGDKPLTEVEIPKRLAFPQIYTDGRLAPFIRVVDRLVDNIDHNINNSPSLKEGFYSQLLMDLTHQSHIEKRSLVVNENA; translated from the coding sequence ATGACTAAAGAAAATTCAATTAAAGTGGCGATCGCAGGAACTGGTTTTGGTAAACAGATTCATTTACCCGCTTTTCAAATTCATCCTCGTACAGAAGTAACCGCTATTTATCATAGAGATTTAAACAAAGCTCGATCGATCGCTCAAGAGTATAATATTCCCTATGCCATGGACAATTTTGATGATATTTGTTCATCTCCTAATGTGGACGTAGTTAGTATTTCTACACCACCTTTTTTACACTATAACATGGGAAAAACTGCCCTTGAAAATAATAAACATATCTTATTAGAAAAACCCCTAAATCTTAATAGTAATGAGACTAAAAAATTATGGCAATTAGCTCAAGAAAAAAAAAGAATTGCAGTAGCAGATTTTGAATTTAGATTTATCCCAGCATGGCAATTATTAAAGGAATATTTAGAGCAAGATTTTGTCGGGAAAACTCGTTTAATTAAAATAGATTGGTTAGTAACTTCTCGTGCTAATCCTCAACGCCCATGGAATTGGTATTCTGTCAAAGAAAAAGGCGGAGGTGCATTAGGTGCGATCGGTTCCCATGTTTTCGACTATATTAACTGGTTATTCGGGGAAGTAGCCACCATTAGAGCCCACTTAAGTTGTTCGATCGAGGAACGCCCCGATCCCTTATCTAACAACGCACTGAAGCCAGTCACGGCTGATGATACTTGTTTGATTACCCTAGAATTAAAAAATGGTACACCAGTACAAATTAACTTAAGTTCTGTCACCTATCAAGGGCGAGGGCATTGGTTAGAAATCTATGGAGAGAAAGGCACTCTAGTATTAGGAAGCAGTAACTTAAAAGATTATGTACATGGTTTCAAATTATTTGCTTCCAACGGTGATAAACCCTTAACGGAGGTGGAAATTCCCAAAAGATTGGCTTTTCCTCAAATCTATACTGACGGGAGATTAGCACCTTTTATCAGAGTAGTCGATCGACTGGTGGATAATATTGATCATAATATTAATAATTCACCCTCTTTAAAAGAAGGATTTTATTCACAATTACTGATGGATTTAACCCATCAATCCCACATCGAAAAACGTAGTTTAGTTGTTAATGAGAATGCTTAG
- the gcvP gene encoding aminomethyl-transferring glycine dehydrogenase — MLDLEHITSPSVVENNEIASSRLQPSMMEDTFKHRHLGVDRTAQQLMLETLGYDSLDSLIDTAVPESIRLHNPLKLPQPLTETQALNQLKSIAQQNKVYRSYIGMGYYNCITPAVIQRNILENPNWYTAYTPYQPEIAQGRLEALLNFQTMIIDLTGLEIANASLLDEATAAAEAMTMSYGVTKHKSHHFFVDVNCHPQTIEVIKTRAKYLDIELIIDNPQTFDFNTPIFGALFQYPASDGTIYDYSNIIEQIHQQKGVVTLACDLLSLALLKSPGELNADIAVGNTQRFGVPLGYGGPHAAFFATKDEYKRQVPGRIVGISKDVHGNPALRLALQTREQHIRRDKATSNICTAQVLLAVIASAYAVYHGEEGIKNIALRVHKLTKILAQSLAEKGYKIKSQHFFDTITIEIDDLDRVRSNAEAKLINFRYNETSISISLDETTTLEDVKEILAIFADNNWKTRAEALTTNHEDSVGIPSDLQRQSRYLTETVFNQYHSETELLRYLHRLESKDLSLTTSMIALGSCTMKLNATAEMLPVTWAEFNSIHPFAPLSQTQGYQTLFSQLEAWLAEITGFAGISLQPNAGSQGEYAGLQVIRKYHDSRGDFERNICLIPESAHGTNPASAVMCGLKVIPVKCDTQGDINMEDLKAKAEKYQDKLAALMVTYPSTHGVFEEGIKDICGIIHSFGGQVYLDGANMNAQVGLCRPGDFGADVCHLNLHKTFCIPHGGGGPGVGPIGVMAHLVPFLPSTSLSESLSKGGNNEESMGMVSAAPWGSASILPISWMYIAMMGSEGLTEATKIAILNANYIAHRLAPHYPILFTGKSGLVAHECIIDVRPLRKTANIEVEDVAKRLIDYGFHAPTMSWPVGGTMMIEPTESESLTELDRFCDAMISIRQEISSIENGTMDSEDNMLKNAPHTAFSLMTSNWNHPYSRETAGYPDDYSQQYKFWATVGRIDNAYGDRNLVCSCVGMENYK; from the coding sequence ATGCTTGATTTAGAACATATAACCTCCCCTTCTGTGGTAGAAAATAATGAAATAGCTTCTTCTCGCCTTCAACCTTCGATGATGGAAGATACTTTTAAGCATCGCCATCTCGGAGTCGATCGAACTGCGCAACAATTGATGTTAGAAACTTTAGGCTATGATAGTCTTGATAGTTTGATTGATACTGCTGTACCTGAATCTATCCGTTTACATAATCCTCTTAAATTACCCCAACCCCTTACAGAAACTCAGGCTTTAAATCAGTTAAAGTCGATCGCACAACAAAATAAGGTATATCGTTCTTATATTGGCATGGGTTATTATAACTGCATCACTCCTGCGGTTATCCAAAGAAATATCCTCGAAAACCCTAATTGGTACACCGCTTACACTCCCTATCAACCAGAAATTGCTCAAGGGCGACTAGAAGCCTTATTGAACTTTCAAACCATGATTATCGATTTGACGGGGTTAGAAATTGCCAACGCTTCCCTGTTAGATGAAGCTACCGCCGCCGCCGAAGCCATGACAATGAGTTATGGAGTGACTAAGCATAAGTCACATCACTTTTTTGTCGATGTTAACTGTCATCCTCAGACGATCGAAGTTATTAAAACTAGGGCAAAATATTTAGATATTGAGCTTATTATTGACAATCCCCAGACTTTTGACTTTAATACTCCCATTTTTGGAGCTTTATTTCAATATCCAGCCTCCGACGGCACAATTTACGACTATAGCAATATCATTGAGCAAATTCATCAACAAAAAGGTGTCGTTACTTTAGCCTGTGATTTATTAAGTCTTGCCTTGTTAAAATCCCCCGGTGAATTAAATGCTGACATCGCTGTGGGAAATACCCAACGTTTTGGTGTACCATTAGGTTATGGTGGACCTCATGCGGCCTTTTTTGCTACTAAAGATGAGTATAAAAGACAAGTGCCGGGGCGCATTGTTGGTATTTCTAAAGATGTCCATGGTAATCCCGCTTTGAGACTGGCTTTACAAACAAGAGAGCAACATATCCGTAGGGATAAAGCAACCAGTAATATCTGTACTGCTCAAGTTTTGTTAGCTGTCATTGCTTCAGCCTATGCGGTTTATCATGGAGAAGAAGGCATTAAAAATATTGCTTTAAGAGTTCATAAATTAACAAAAATTCTCGCTCAAAGTTTAGCTGAAAAAGGTTATAAAATCAAATCTCAACACTTTTTTGACACTATTACTATTGAAATCGATGATTTAGATAGAGTTCGATCGAACGCTGAAGCAAAATTAATTAACTTTCGTTATAATGAAACATCAATTTCTATTAGTCTTGATGAAACGACTACCCTTGAAGATGTTAAAGAAATTTTAGCTATTTTTGCGGATAATAATTGGAAAACAAGGGCTGAAGCCCTTACTACAAACCACGAAGATAGCGTAGGTATTCCTTCTGATTTGCAACGACAAAGCCGTTATCTCACAGAAACTGTATTTAATCAGTATCACTCAGAAACGGAGTTATTACGCTATTTACACCGGCTGGAGAGTAAAGATTTGTCTCTCACTACTTCCATGATTGCCTTAGGTTCGTGTACCATGAAACTTAACGCCACTGCGGAAATGTTACCAGTTACATGGGCGGAATTTAACTCGATTCACCCCTTCGCACCCTTGTCTCAAACTCAAGGTTATCAAACTCTTTTCTCTCAACTGGAGGCATGGTTAGCAGAAATTACGGGGTTTGCTGGTATCTCTTTACAGCCTAATGCTGGTTCACAGGGAGAATATGCAGGGTTACAAGTTATTCGTAAATACCATGATAGTCGAGGAGATTTTGAAAGAAATATCTGTTTAATACCTGAATCTGCCCACGGCACAAATCCTGCTAGTGCGGTGATGTGTGGTTTAAAGGTTATCCCCGTCAAGTGTGATACCCAAGGGGATATTAACATGGAAGATTTGAAGGCAAAAGCAGAAAAATATCAAGACAAGTTAGCGGCGTTGATGGTGACTTATCCATCTACTCATGGCGTTTTTGAGGAAGGGATTAAGGATATTTGCGGTATTATCCACAGTTTTGGAGGGCAAGTGTATCTCGATGGTGCGAATATGAATGCCCAAGTTGGTTTATGTCGCCCCGGTGATTTTGGTGCTGATGTATGTCACCTAAACTTACATAAAACATTTTGTATCCCCCATGGGGGAGGCGGTCCGGGTGTAGGACCTATCGGGGTTATGGCTCATTTAGTGCCTTTTTTACCTTCTACTTCTTTGAGTGAATCCCTTAGTAAGGGGGGGAATAATGAGGAGTCGATGGGGATGGTTTCGGCTGCGCCTTGGGGAAGTGCCAGTATTTTGCCTATTTCGTGGATGTATATTGCCATGATGGGCAGTGAAGGCTTAACGGAAGCCACAAAAATCGCTATTCTTAATGCTAATTATATCGCCCATCGTCTTGCTCCCCATTATCCCATTCTATTTACAGGTAAGTCTGGTTTGGTTGCCCATGAGTGTATCATTGATGTACGCCCCTTGCGCAAAACTGCGAACATTGAGGTGGAAGATGTAGCTAAACGCTTAATCGATTATGGTTTTCATGCACCTACCATGTCTTGGCCCGTAGGTGGTACAATGATGATCGAACCTACGGAAAGTGAATCTTTAACTGAACTCGATCGATTCTGTGATGCTATGATTAGTATTCGTCAGGAAATTAGCTCGATCGAAAATGGTACTATGGATTCTGAGGATAATATGTTAAAAAATGCTCCCCATACGGCTTTTAGTTTAATGACGAGTAATTGGAATCACCCTTACAGTCGAGAAACTGCCGGTTATCCTGATGACTATAGTCAACAATATAAGTTTTGGGCTACAGTCGGGCGTATTGATAATGCCTATGGCGATCGAAATTTAGTATGTTCTTGTGTAGGAATGGAAAACTATAAATAG
- a CDS encoding type II toxin-antitoxin system PemK/MazF family toxin produces MTIYSFSDVLLLPFPFSNQISTKKRPSVVISSNSYNQYKPDIIIIGITSQTNTPLTENELSIIKFSEAGLLKPSIIKPVIATIDKNLVIKKLGQLQKEDAHNLHHLMARILG; encoded by the coding sequence ATGACAATTTATAGTTTTAGTGATGTACTTCTTCTTCCTTTTCCCTTTAGTAATCAAATTTCTACAAAAAAAAGACCAAGTGTTGTTATTAGCTCTAATAGTTATAATCAATACAAGCCTGATATAATTATTATTGGTATTACCAGTCAAACAAACACTCCCTTAACCGAAAACGAATTATCTATCATCAAATTTAGTGAAGCAGGTTTATTAAAACCATCGATAATAAAACCAGTTATTGCAACCATTGATAAAAATTTAGTCATAAAAAAACTAGGACAATTACAAAAAGAAGATGCTCATAATTTACACCATTTAATGGCAAGAATTTTAGGATAG
- a CDS encoding NAD-dependent epimerase/dehydratase family protein — MKALVIGGDGYCGWATALHLSNKGYDVAILDSLGRRHWDDKLGVGTLTPIASIQQRIQRWYELTGKKIELFIGDITNYDFLIKAFRQFEPESIVHFGEQRSAPYSMIDREHAVFTQVNNVVGTLNILYAIKEEFPDSHLVKLGTMGEYGTPNIDIEEGYIEIEHNGRKDVLPYPKQPGSFYHLSKVHDSHNIHFACKVWGIRATDLNQGVVYGVLTEETGMDELLINRLDYDGVFGTALNRFCIQAAIEHPLTVYGSGGQTRAFLDIRDTVRCMELAIANPAEAGKFRVFNQFTELFSINDLANMVQKAGATVGLKVEVNNIENPRVELEKHYFNAKNTNLLDLGLQPHYLSDSLLDSLLNFAQKYQGRVDMEQILPKVSWRR, encoded by the coding sequence ATGAAAGCATTAGTAATAGGCGGAGACGGTTATTGCGGTTGGGCAACGGCGCTCCATTTATCAAATAAAGGTTATGATGTAGCTATTCTTGATAGTTTAGGTCGTCGTCATTGGGATGACAAGTTAGGGGTAGGCACTTTAACTCCTATTGCCTCTATTCAACAACGGATTCAGCGTTGGTATGAGTTGACAGGTAAAAAAATTGAACTATTTATTGGTGATATTACTAATTATGATTTTTTAATTAAAGCCTTTCGTCAATTTGAACCTGAGTCGATCGTACACTTTGGAGAGCAACGTAGCGCACCCTATTCAATGATCGATCGAGAACACGCTGTATTTACTCAAGTGAATAATGTAGTAGGTACATTAAACATTCTCTATGCTATAAAAGAGGAATTTCCCGATTCTCACCTCGTCAAGTTGGGTACAATGGGAGAATATGGCACACCGAATATTGATATTGAAGAAGGTTATATCGAAATTGAGCATAACGGGCGCAAAGATGTTTTACCTTATCCTAAACAACCGGGTAGCTTCTATCATTTAAGTAAAGTTCATGATAGCCACAATATCCATTTTGCCTGTAAAGTATGGGGTATTCGTGCCACCGATTTAAACCAAGGGGTTGTTTATGGTGTCTTAACGGAAGAAACTGGCATGGATGAGTTACTCATTAACCGTCTTGACTATGATGGTGTGTTTGGTACGGCTTTGAATCGTTTTTGTATTCAAGCTGCGATCGAACATCCTTTAACGGTGTATGGTAGTGGTGGGCAAACTCGCGCTTTTCTTGATATTCGTGATACTGTACGCTGTATGGAACTTGCGATCGCCAATCCTGCTGAAGCTGGAAAATTCCGAGTGTTTAACCAATTCACCGAATTATTTAGTATCAATGACTTAGCGAATATGGTACAAAAAGCGGGGGCAACTGTAGGTTTAAAAGTGGAAGTTAACAACATTGAAAATCCACGAGTTGAGTTAGAAAAACACTATTTTAACGCTAAAAACACCAACTTATTAGATTTAGGTTTACAACCTCATTATCTCTCTGATTCTCTCCTCGATTCTTTATTAAACTTTGCACAAAAATATCAAGGTAGAGTGGATATGGAGCAAATTTTACCGAAAGTCTCTTGGCGCAGATAA
- a CDS encoding adenosine kinase, with protein sequence MTKKYNVYGIGNALVDMEFKVTSEMLQHLSIDKGVMTLMDETKQNKVIEHLPPPWKKCSGGSAANTMVAISQLGGKGFYSCKVAHDDAGLFYLQDLIDCGLDTNLTPDTLPDGITGKCLVLVTPDADRTMNTFLGITGDLTPQELNESALKDSEYIYIEGYLVSSPVAKQTAILAKSIAEKAGVKVSFSLSDPNMVDFFREGITEIIGDGVDLLFSNESEALKMANTTDISIAISYLKTLAKTFTITRGKQGSLIFDGEKIIEIEPYPVTAIDTVGAGDMYAGCLLYGITNGLGWEKAGKLASLASAKLVTNFGARLDTATLLSLK encoded by the coding sequence ATGACTAAAAAATATAACGTATATGGTATTGGTAACGCTTTAGTGGATATGGAGTTTAAAGTAACATCAGAAATGTTGCAACATCTTTCGATCGATAAAGGTGTAATGACATTAATGGATGAAACCAAACAAAATAAAGTGATTGAGCATTTACCGCCCCCTTGGAAAAAATGTTCTGGAGGTTCGGCGGCAAATACAATGGTAGCGATTAGTCAACTAGGGGGAAAGGGTTTTTATTCCTGTAAAGTTGCCCATGATGACGCTGGATTGTTTTATCTTCAAGATTTAATTGATTGTGGTTTAGATACTAATTTAACTCCCGATACCCTTCCTGACGGTATCACGGGTAAATGTTTAGTCTTGGTTACTCCCGATGCCGATCGAACTATGAATACATTTCTAGGAATTACAGGAGATTTAACTCCCCAAGAGTTAAACGAATCAGCGTTAAAAGATTCCGAATACATCTATATTGAGGGTTATCTCGTTTCTTCCCCCGTCGCTAAACAAACAGCGATTTTAGCCAAAAGTATCGCAGAAAAAGCAGGAGTAAAAGTTTCTTTTTCTTTATCTGATCCTAACATGGTGGACTTTTTTAGAGAAGGCATAACCGAAATTATCGGTGATGGTGTTGATTTATTGTTTTCTAATGAAAGTGAAGCCTTGAAAATGGCGAATACAACGGATATTTCGATCGCAATCTCTTATCTCAAAACTTTAGCGAAAACCTTTACTATTACTAGGGGAAAACAAGGCTCATTAATTTTTGACGGAGAGAAAATCATCGAAATCGAACCCTATCCCGTGACAGCTATAGATACAGTGGGAGCAGGAGATATGTATGCTGGATGTTTGTTATATGGCATTACCAACGGCTTAGGATGGGAAAAAGCAGGAAAACTAGCTTCTTTAGCCTCTGCTAAGTTGGTGACAAATTTCGGTGCAAGATTAGATACAGCTACATTGCTTTCTCTCAAATAA